From a region of the Wenzhouxiangella sp. XN24 genome:
- a CDS encoding DUF4397 domain-containing protein codes for MRHPVARLAAVVLLTSIASCSGDGADFIWFKVMHAVPDAPVVRVSFDDYVFRRNTAYGISTNEGGESLLSGADPTALMTAEYLEPNAEVGGTLLTVDVPVEKDSLSAVILAGSFDAPEAITVVGPRRPRPLASLYFQFAHATPSLPALDVYVTAPDTELTSTAPFATIAPLDHSKSLEVPFGATRIRLTNAGTFDVVMDTGEIEFAQLPTATGPGAEWLFAIAPTILPGPSPVFLIAGSTAINTRFNDQGTPATARAWHASPGAPPADLVAVTEPDQVLFSDIPFGTRTARVALPEATTELQFRESGTPANVLASDEFEYEVPTQYEVFLVEPPASARTFRVETVVRSIAGQSQVRLAHLAPDREFLLVYLTTDEQEAPSPATRVFPGQPFGTATNYIPRTPGDYFLTITEIGDEDGAEENVLIGPVPVTLADGDAATFAVFPPENEGETEVLEIFPEFVP; via the coding sequence ATGCGCCATCCAGTCGCCCGGCTTGCCGCCGTCGTCCTGCTGACCAGCATCGCCTCCTGTAGTGGCGATGGGGCGGACTTCATCTGGTTCAAGGTGATGCACGCGGTCCCGGACGCCCCTGTGGTGCGCGTCAGCTTCGATGACTACGTGTTTCGTCGCAACACGGCCTACGGCATTTCGACCAATGAGGGTGGTGAGTCACTGCTGAGCGGCGCGGACCCCACGGCGCTGATGACGGCGGAATATCTCGAACCGAATGCCGAAGTCGGCGGAACGCTGCTGACAGTGGACGTGCCTGTCGAAAAAGATTCGCTGTCCGCGGTCATCCTTGCCGGCAGCTTCGACGCGCCCGAGGCGATTACCGTCGTCGGACCGCGCCGGCCGCGTCCGCTGGCCTCGCTCTATTTCCAGTTCGCCCATGCGACGCCTTCGCTCCCCGCGCTCGACGTTTACGTGACCGCACCCGACACCGAGCTGACCTCCACCGCCCCCTTTGCCACGATCGCCCCGCTGGATCATTCCAAGTCCCTCGAGGTGCCCTTCGGTGCGACGCGGATTCGCCTCACGAACGCCGGCACCTTCGATGTCGTCATGGACACCGGGGAGATCGAGTTCGCCCAGCTCCCGACCGCGACCGGGCCGGGCGCCGAATGGCTCTTCGCGATCGCGCCGACCATCCTGCCCGGGCCCTCGCCCGTGTTCCTGATCGCCGGATCCACCGCGATCAACACGAGGTTCAACGACCAGGGAACGCCGGCCACGGCGCGCGCGTGGCACGCATCGCCAGGCGCGCCGCCGGCGGACCTGGTGGCAGTCACCGAGCCCGACCAGGTGCTGTTCAGCGACATCCCTTTCGGCACGCGCACTGCGCGCGTCGCCCTGCCCGAAGCCACCACGGAACTCCAGTTCCGCGAAAGCGGGACCCCCGCCAACGTGCTCGCGAGCGACGAATTCGAGTACGAGGTGCCCACGCAGTACGAAGTTTTCCTGGTCGAACCGCCGGCCAGCGCGCGGACGTTTCGCGTGGAAACCGTGGTCCGGAGTATCGCCGGCCAGAGCCAGGTGCGGCTCGCCCACCTCGCGCCCGACCGGGAATTCCTGCTGGTCTACCTGACGACCGATGAGCAGGAGGCGCCTTCTCCGGCGACCCGGGTGTTTCCGGGCCAGCCCTTCGGCACAGCCACCAACTATATCCCGCGGACGCCGGGCGACTATTTCCTGACGATCACCGAGATCGGCGACGAAGACGGTGCGGAGGAAAACGTCCTTATCGGCCCCGTTCCCGTGACGCTGGCGGATGGCGATGCGGCGACGTTCGCCGTCTTTCCGCCGGAAAACGAGGGCGAAACCGAAGTGCTCGAAATATTCCCGGAGTTCGTCCCCTGA
- the yqeC gene encoding selenium cofactor biosynthesis protein YqeC, giving the protein MTDLLDLLCARDGIVCTTGAGGKKSVLFAIAARHPGRIAFTTTVRTLPPPASLGARIVIAPEDRLEQDIVALGDARFVAYACPGSKPGRLAGVPPPRIDALHAALHFDITLVKADGARMRWVKAPSAEEPVLPPGITTLIPVLSARALGEPLSERTAHRVERLAAITGARAGEAFTPLHAARLMSSEEGLLKGAGAARIVPVINMVDDATRMGFAREAAERALEETGRFDYVVLARLKGAEPQLTIVKR; this is encoded by the coding sequence TTGACCGATCTCCTCGACCTGCTCTGCGCACGCGACGGCATCGTCTGCACGACGGGGGCGGGCGGCAAGAAAAGCGTGCTGTTCGCGATCGCCGCAAGACACCCCGGGCGAATCGCGTTCACCACGACGGTGCGCACCCTGCCGCCGCCCGCCAGTCTCGGCGCTCGGATCGTCATCGCGCCCGAGGATCGGCTGGAGCAGGACATCGTCGCGCTCGGGGACGCGCGCTTCGTCGCCTACGCCTGCCCGGGCAGCAAGCCCGGTCGACTGGCGGGCGTGCCGCCGCCCAGGATCGACGCCCTGCATGCCGCCCTTCATTTCGACATCACGCTCGTTAAGGCCGATGGCGCCCGCATGCGCTGGGTCAAAGCGCCTTCGGCCGAAGAGCCTGTGCTGCCGCCGGGCATCACCACGCTGATTCCCGTGCTGTCCGCACGCGCGCTCGGCGAACCGCTCTCGGAGCGGACAGCGCACCGCGTCGAGCGACTCGCTGCAATCACCGGTGCCCGGGCGGGAGAAGCGTTCACGCCACTCCATGCGGCGCGGCTGATGAGCAGCGAAGAGGGCCTGCTCAAGGGCGCCGGTGCCGCGCGCATCGTCCCGGTCATCAACATGGTGGATGACGCGACCAGGATGGGTTTCGCGCGCGAAGCGGCCGAGCGCGCGCTGGAGGAAACCGGGCGCTTCGATTACGTCGTGCTGGCGCGGCTCAAGGGAGCCGAACCGCAACTGACGATCGTGAAGCGATGA
- a CDS encoding ubiquitin-like small modifier protein 1 has translation MNQVTVQIPAPLRPFADGASELDVSAATVGEALAHLGEERPALLSRILTPEGELRPYVNVFVGERNVRRLDGLRTPLAPGDVMAIIPAVAGG, from the coding sequence ATGAACCAGGTAACCGTGCAGATCCCGGCGCCGCTGCGGCCATTCGCGGACGGTGCCAGCGAGCTGGACGTGTCCGCGGCCACGGTCGGCGAGGCCCTCGCACACCTGGGCGAGGAGCGCCCGGCGCTGCTGTCGCGCATCCTGACGCCGGAAGGCGAGTTGCGGCCTTACGTCAACGTGTTCGTGGGGGAGCGTAACGTGCGGCGTCTCGACGGCCTGCGCACCCCCCTGGCGCCCGGCGACGTCATGGCCATCATCCCGGCCGTGGCCGGCGGCTGA
- a CDS encoding AAA family ATPase produces MLPENLPGVPRRLVVLNPKGGSGKTTVATNLAAWCAVHGGPTALMDYDPQGCSTRWLANRPDTRPPIHGIAAFRLNQHMTRSWQLRTPPGTEYLVVDTAAAVPAQNITEYTRGARAVIIPVGATDIDIHAAAGFIRDLLLVAKEDRRQGRVAVIANRVRQGTVAQARLMRFLDTLEIPCLTVLRDSQVYAHAAQQGLGVHEFKPYQVRRDLEQWAPLLSWIGRRCADPSPATEFRPADHAATVTRLQCAPGSASRTGPPVSNPE; encoded by the coding sequence ATGCTCCCGGAGAACCTTCCGGGCGTTCCCCGGCGCCTCGTCGTCCTGAACCCCAAGGGCGGTTCGGGCAAGACGACCGTGGCGACCAACCTGGCCGCATGGTGCGCCGTGCACGGTGGCCCGACCGCGCTGATGGACTATGACCCGCAAGGCTGCTCGACCCGGTGGCTGGCCAACCGGCCGGACACGCGGCCGCCGATCCACGGCATCGCCGCGTTCCGGCTCAACCAGCACATGACCCGCAGCTGGCAGCTGCGCACGCCGCCCGGCACGGAATACCTCGTAGTGGATACCGCGGCCGCCGTCCCCGCGCAGAACATCACGGAATACACGCGTGGTGCTCGCGCGGTGATCATCCCCGTCGGGGCGACGGACATCGACATTCACGCCGCCGCGGGCTTCATCCGTGACCTGTTGCTGGTGGCCAAGGAAGACCGCCGCCAGGGTCGCGTCGCCGTGATCGCCAACCGCGTCCGCCAGGGCACGGTCGCCCAGGCACGCCTCATGCGCTTCCTCGACACGCTGGAAATCCCGTGCCTGACGGTGCTGCGCGACAGCCAGGTCTACGCTCATGCGGCCCAGCAGGGGCTCGGCGTGCACGAGTTCAAGCCCTACCAGGTGAGACGCGACCTCGAGCAATGGGCGCCGCTGCTGAGCTGGATCGGACGGCGCTGCGCCGACCCGTCGCCCGCGACGGAATTCCGCCCGGCCGACCACGCCGCGACGGTCACGCGGTTACAATGCGCTCCCGGCTCCGCGTCCCGGACGGGACCGCCAGTTTCTAACCCGGAGTGA